CGCAACGCCGAGCAGTCGGGCGAGATGGTGGGCGAGATCGTCCGCTCGGCCGAGGTGCAGGCCGCCGACATCGCGAAGGTCGAGCAGGCGATGCGCGCGCTCGCGGGCGGCGTCGAGCAGATCGTCGTCGGCACGCACGAGCAGGACAAGGTGGCGACCGAGATGCTGGGCGGCGTCGAGCAGATGCGGCAGCTCGCGCGCGAGGTGAAGAACGCGACGTCCGAGCAGTCGCGGCAGAGCGGGCACATGGCGCAGGCCGTCGAGGAGGTCGCGCACGGCGTGCACGGCATCCTCGACGCCGCCGAGAACCAGCACCGCGAGATCGAGAAGATCGCCGAGGCGCTGGCCGTGTTCCGCGACAACACGGCCGAGAGCCGCCGCCGCGCCGACGCGCTGCGGCGCTGCGTCGAGTCGCTGCTCGCGCGCGCGCGGCAGCTCGGCGAGGGCGTGGGGCGCTTCAGCGTCTAGCGCGGCAGCCGCCTCGCGCCGGATCCATCGCCTTTCCCGCCGGGCCCGCGCAGGCCCGGGGTAGGATGCGCGCCTCGCAGGAGGCCCCGATGCACCTACCGATGAAGGGCGTGCGCGTCCTCGAGGTCGCGCAGTGGACGTACGTGCCGGCCGCCGGCGCCGTGCTCGCCGACTGGGGCGCCGACGTCGTGAAGATCGAGCACCCCGTTCGCGGCGACGCGCAGCGCGGCATCGTGCAGACCGGCACGGTCGCGATGAGCACCACGGACGTGAACCCGTTCATGGAGCACCCGAACCGCGGCAAGCGCAGCATCGGTCTCGACATGGCGACGCCCGACGGCCTCGCCGTGCTCTACGAGATCGCGAAGACGGCCGACGTCTTCGTCACCAACTTCCTGCCGCCCGCGCGCCGCAAGCTCGGCATCGACCTCGAGCACATCCGCGCGCAGAACCCCGACGTCATCTACGTGCGCGGCTCGGCCTACGGCGTGCGCGGCGCCGAAGCCGACAAGGGCGGCTACGACATGACGGGCTTCTGGTGCCGCTCGGGAAGCGCATCGGGCGTCACGCCGCCGATGCTGCCCGGCATCCTCGGCCAGCCCGCGCCCGGCTACGGCGACTCGATCGGCGGCATGACCATCGCGGGCGGCATCGCGGCCGCGCTGTTCGCACGCGAGCGCACCGGCGAGCCCTCGGTCGTCGACGTGTCGCTCCTCTCGACCGGCATGTGGACGATGGGCCTCGCGATCGACCTCTCGCTCCAGACGCACGAGCCCTGGCACTCGAACAAGCAGGGCTCGGCCGGCGCCGCGAGCAACCCGCTCGTCGGCGTCTACGCGACGAAGGACGGCCGCTTCGTCTCGCTCGTGATGCTCCAGCCCTTCCGCTACTGGCCCGATTTCTGCGCGCACGTCGGGCACCCCGAATGGGTCGGCGACCCGCGCTTCGACACGGTCGAGAAGCTCATGGGCAACGCCGCCGAGGCGCGCGCGCTCGTCGAGGCCGTCCTTCGCACGCGCACGCTCGCCGAGTGGTCCGAGACGTTCGCGACGCTCGAGGGGCAGTGGGCGCCCGTCCAGAACACGGTCGAGATCGGCGACGACCCGCAGGTGCGCGCGAACGGCTACCTCGTCGACGTCGACAAGGGCGACGGCTCGACGTTCCCGATCGTCGCGAGCCCCGTGCAGTTCGACGAGACGCCGCCCGCCATCCGCCGCGCGCCCGAGCACGCGCAGGACACCGAGGCGTTCCTGCTCGAGCTCGGCCTGCCCTGGGAGCGCATCGAGGCGCTGAAGCGGAGCGGCGCGATCGCGTGAGCGCGGCTCGCGCGCGTCGGCGCGCGAGCGCGGCGGTGCGCGCGACGGCGGCGCGCCCCGCGCGTCCGCCGGCCGCCGAGCGGCGGGCTCGACGCTAGTTCGCGCGCGTCGCGGCCCCGAGCTCCTCCACGAGCGCGCGCCCGCGCGCGTCGTCCGGCCGCGCGTCCGCGAGGCGCTGCGCGAAGGCGAGGGCTTCGGCGAGACGGCCGCGGTCGCGCTCGAAGGTCGCGAGCGCGGCGAGCGCGTCGGCGTTGCCGGGCTCGCGCGCGGCGAGCGCGGTGAGCGCGGCGACGGCCTCGTCGCGCCTCCCGGCGGCGTCGAGCGCGAGCGCGTGCGCGAACGCGAAGCGCCCGCTCTCGGGCGCGAGCGCGCTCGCGCGCGCGAGTGCGGCGAGCGCGCCGTCGGGGCGACCGTCGCCGTCCGCGCGCACGAGCGCGAGCCCGAGCGCGTACTGGAGCGACGCGTCGTCGGGCTGCTCTCCCACGGCCCGCTCGAGCAGCGCGAGTGCCTCGGTGTCGCGGCCGCGCGCGCGCAGCAGGTCGGCCAGGTTCACCACCGCGGCCGCGAGCCGCGGAGCCAGCTCGCGCGCGCGCCGCGCGTGGGCGAGCGCGGCGTCGCCGTCGCCGAGCGCGCTCTCGAGCGCGGCGAGGCCGAGCTGCGCCTCGGCGCGGTCGGCGTTCGCGGCGTAGGCGGCGCGCAGCTCGGCGAGCGGAGCGACGAGCGTCGCGCGCTCGCCGGGCGGGAACGCGCGCGGCGGCGCCTCGGCGAGCACACGCGCGGCCTCGATGCGCACGGCGCGCACGCCGTCGCGCAGCAGCCGCCGCGCGAGGCCGACGCGCGCGTCCGGCGGCACGTGCTCGAGCGCGCGCAGGGCGCCGATGCGGACGAGCGCGTCGTCGCTCGCGAGCGCGGCCTCGACCGCGCGCAGGCTCGCGTTGTCGCGGAAGGGCTCGACGAGGGAGAGCGCGGTCGCGCGCGCGATCGGCGCGAGCGCCTCGTCGCGCGCGACCTCGACGAGCGCCGCGTGCTCGGTGCGGTCGAGCGCGGCGGCGCGCGCGCGCGCGATCGCGAGCGCGAAGTGCGGGCCCGCTTTCGCGCCGCGCTCCGCGAGCACCTCGGCCGCCCATGCGGCCGACTGCCCGCCGTGGCAGGCCGAGCAGGCGTCGGGCGCGCCGATCGCGTGCGCGACGTCGGGCCGCGGCACGCGCATCGCGTGGTCGCGCCGGACGTCGACCTGCATGTAGGTGCGCGTCGGCATGTGACAGGCGACGCAGCTCGCACCGGGCGAGCCCGCGGCGTGGCCGTGGTGCGCGCGCGTCGCGAACGTCGCGGGCGCGTGGCAGCGCGCGCAGGCGGCGTCGGGCGATGCGGCGCGCGCGCCCGCGTTCGGCGCGGCCCCGGCGTCGCGCGCCGCGGGCTTCGCGCCCGGCGCGGCGATCGCGAGCGAGTGCGGATCGTGGCAGTCCGAGCAGCTCACGCCCGCCGCGTGCATGCGGCTCTGCACGAACGAGCCGTAGACGTACACCTCGTCGCGCATCTGCCCGTCGGCGAAGTAGAGGCCGTCGTCGAGCAGCGCGGGGAGCCAGCCGTCGAGGTAGGGCGCGCGTGCGTCGGGGTGCGGCGCGAGCTGCATGCGCCGCGAGTGGCAGGGTGCGCACGCGTCGAGCTCGTTCGAGGCCGGCGCGCCCGGCGCGCGCTCGGCGATCGCGCGGCCCGCGCGCAGCGTCCACGGGCCGCGGCCGCGGAGCGGGCGCGCCGCGTAGGGGTCGGGGGCCGCGCCCGCGCCGGCTCCCGACCCGGCCCACGCGACGTGCGCCGCGCCCGGGCCGTGGCACGCCTCGCAGCCGACCCCCGTCTCGGACCAGGTCGTCGCGTAGGTGTCGGTCTCGGCGTCGTACCCGCGCGCGAGGTTCGTCGCGTGGCACGGCGCGCACTGCGCGTTCCACGTCTGCGCGCGCGCGCGCCAGTGGAGCTCGTCGCCCGGCCGCACGCCTTCGCCCTCGTAGAGGTGGATCCAGCGCGCGCCGCCCGCGCGCGCCGGGCGCGCGTCCCACGCGACCGGCAGCGCCTGCAGGCGCCCGCCCTGCGCGGCGACGAGGTACTGCTGCAGCGGGAAGACGCCGAACGCGAACGCGACGTCGAGCGCCTCGCGCGCGTCTTCGCCCTCCCCGACGAGGAAGCGGAAGCGCCCGGGCTCGGGCTGCTCGGGCACCCAGCGCTCGCCGTCGAGCGTGCGCGCGCGCCCGTCGAAGGCGCCGACGACGCTGGCGGCGTTCGCGGGCTGCATCGCGCGCTCGTGGTGCGAGCCGCGCCACGCGCGCGCCTCGCGCTCGTGACACGCGCCGCAGCGCTCCGAGCCGAGCCAGCGCGCCTCCTCGCGGGCGGGTGCCGCGGGAGCGGCGCCGCCGACCGCCTCCGCGGGCGTCGACGTCGTCGAGGTGTCCGCCGTCGGGTTGCAGCCCGAGCCCGCGAGCAGCGCGGCGGCCGCGATGCAGCGCGCGAGTGCGCGCGCTGCGCGCCGCGCGCGATCCGCCGTGCGCCGCTTGCAACCCGCCCCGGCGGTTGCCACGATGCGCGGCGCATCGCACGAGGGAGGGCGCGACGTGGCGGCAGCGGCGAGCGGTTCGATCGACGAGCTCGACATCATCTCTCCCGCAGGCTACGCGGCGGACGGCTATCCGCACGAGGCGTGGCGGCGTCTGCGGCGCGAGTCGCCCGTGCACTTCTTCGCCGACGCCGAGCAGCCCTACTGGGCGGTCACGAAGCACGCGGACATCACGACGGTCGGCCGCCAGCCCGACCTCTTCCTCAACGGTCCGCAGCTCATCGTCCGCGCGAACTACGACGAGAACCGCGGGCCGCGCCCGAAGACGCTGATCGAGCAGGACAACCCGCTCCATCGCAAGTCGCGCAAGCTCATCAGCGACCGCTTCACGCCGCGCGCCCTGAAGAAGATCCACGCTCCCGTCCAGCGCATCGCGCAGCAGATCGTCGACGATCTGCTGGCCGAAGGCGACGAGGGAACGGTCGATTTCGTGGAAAAGGTGTCGGCCCCGCTCCCGATCGCGGTCATCGCGTGGCTGCTCGGGGTGCCGGAGAGCGACTGGCGGCTCATCTTCGACTGGACGAACCGCATGATCGGGGTGGACGACCCCGAGTACAACCCGCCCTCCGGCGACAAGAATGCGGAGGGCCAGCGCGCGACGGTCGAGCTGTTCACCTACTTCGCGAAGCTCGTCGAGGAGCGCAAGCGCGACCCGAAGGACGACCTCATCACGCTCTTCGCGCACGCCGAGATCGACGGGAAGCCGCTCGACCCGATCGACGTGCTGGCCTGGTGCCAGATCATCGTCGTCGCGGGCAACGAGACGACGCGCAACGCGACGAGCGGCGGCATCCTCTCCTTCGCGCAGAACATGGGCGAGCTGCGCAAGCTGCAGGCGAACCCGGCACTGCTCGACTCGGCCATCGAGGAGGTCGTGCGCTGGAACAGCCCGATCATCCACTTCGCGCGCACGGTCGCGGCCGACACGGAGCTGCACGGCCGCAAGCTCGCGAAGGGAGACCTGCTCGCGCTGTTCTACCCCTCGGCGAACCGCGACGAGGACGTGTTCGAGGACCCGGACGTGTTCCGCATCGACCGCCGGCCGAACCGCCACATCGGGTTCGGCGTCGGCGAGCACTTCTGCGCGGGCGCGCACCTCGCTCGCCTCGAGCTCGAGGTCGCGTACCGCCACCTGCTGCCGCGCATCGAGGAGCTCGAGATCGCGGGGCCGGTCGACCGGCTGCAGTCGAACCTCGTCGGCGGCATCAAGCGCCTCCCCATCCACTACAAGCTGAAGCCGGCCTAGCCCGCGCATGAGCGACCTCGAGATCGAGATCCGCGAGCACCCGTTCGGGCGCTTCGGCTTCCTGCTCGTCGCGCTGCTCTTCTTCCTCGTGTCGAGCGCGCTGCTCGCGGATTCGGCGCTCGCGCCCGTCCGCTTCCGCGTCTTCTTCACCGTGATCCTGATCGCGGGCATCTACGCGGTGAGCAACGACCGCCGCGCCCTGCTCGCCGCGATCGCGCTCGCGGCGCCGCCGGTCGTGTTCGCGTGGCTCGGCCTGTTCGCCGACGTGCCGAGCGCGTGGCTCGTCTCGCACCTGACCGGCGCCGCCTTCGTCGCCTTCGCCTCGGGCTTCGTGCTGCTCGCCGTGCTGCGCGAGGAGGAGGTATCGACGGACACGCTGCTCGGCGGCGTGTGCGTGTACATCCTGATCGGCCTCGCCTTCGCGTTCACCTACGGCGCGCTCCTCGAGTGGGACCCGACGGCGCTGAGCTTCCCGCCGCACGCCGGCGAGTGGACGAGCGAAGTGCGCGTCGCCGAGACGCTCTACTTCAGCTTCGTGACGCTGACGACGCTCGGCTACGGCGACATCGTGCCCGTCTCGGAGACGGCGCGCATGCTCGCAGCCGGCGAGGCGGTGTCCGGGCAGGTCTACCTGACCGTCCTCGTCGCGCGGCTCGTCGGGCTGCACATCTCGATGGGGCACCGCCGGGCGCCGTAGGTCGGGCCGCGGCGCGCTCGCGCCTAGCGAGCCAGGAACCGGTGCATCCTCGCTCCGAGGCGCCGGTGCTCGATCAGGAACGTGTCGTGTCCGTAGGGCGCGTCGATCTCGTCGTACTCGACGCGCTCGGCGCGCGCGGCCTTGGCGAGCAGGTCGCGCAGCTCGCGCTGCTGCCAGACGGGGAAGAGCATGTCGGTCGTGACGCCGACGACGAGCGCCGGGCACGCGACCGAGGCGATCGGAGCCTTCGCGCCCGGCTCGGCCGGGGTCGCGAGGTCGAACAGGTCCATCGCCTTCGAGATGTAGAGATAGGAGTTCGCGTCGTACTGCAGGCAGAACTTCTCGGCCTGGTGCGCGAGGTAGGCCTCGATCTCGAAGTCCTCGCCGAGGGTCGGCGGGCCGTCCGTGCGGCGCGCGCGGCCGAAGCGCTCCTCCCACTCGGGGCCCGAGCGGTACGTCACGGTGCCGATCGCGCGCGCGACGCTCTGGCCGCGGTGCGGGAAGCTCGTTCCGTAGTAGTCGCCGCCGCGCCAGTCGGGGTCGCACATGATCGCGCGACGCTGCGCATAGCGCATGGCGATCGCGTGCGGGTGCGAGCAGGCCGCGGCCGAGATGCTGACGACGCGGCCCACGCGCTCGGGCGCGAGCGCGGCGAGCCCGACGGACTGCATGCCGCCGAGCGAGCCGCCGACCGACGCGTGGAGGCGGTCGATGCCGAGCGCGTCGAGCAGCAGGAGCTGCGCGCGCAGCATGTCGTTCACCGAGATGACGGGGAACGCCGCCGCGTACGGGCGGCCCGTGCGCGGATCGGTCGAGGACGGCCCCGTGCTGCCGTAGCAGCCGCCGAGCAGGTTCGTGCAGACGACGAAGAACCGGTCGGTGTCGAGCGCGCGGCCCGGCCCGATGAACTCCTCCCACCAGCCGCGGTGCGGGTTGCGCGCGTGGCTGCGCGCGTGCGACGACGCCGAGAGCCCCGTGTGCAGCAGGATCGCGTTGCTCCGGCTCGCGTCGAGCGCGCCCCACGTCTCGTAGGCGATCGCGAGCTCGGGCAGGGCGCCGCCGTACTCGCACGCGAAGGCGTGCGGCGAGTGGAAGGTCTCGTAGCCCGAGACGACCTTCTCGTACTCGGGCTCGGGGCCGCGGTGGCCTCGCTCGTTCGTCGGCGGGGGAGTCATCGGGAAGCGCCTCGCGGCTCGGGGGGCCCGCAGTCTACGCCGGCGGCCCGGCCGGCGTTACCCGGCTTCGCGGGGC
This genomic interval from Myxococcota bacterium contains the following:
- a CDS encoding CoA transferase, which translates into the protein MHLPMKGVRVLEVAQWTYVPAAGAVLADWGADVVKIEHPVRGDAQRGIVQTGTVAMSTTDVNPFMEHPNRGKRSIGLDMATPDGLAVLYEIAKTADVFVTNFLPPARRKLGIDLEHIRAQNPDVIYVRGSAYGVRGAEADKGGYDMTGFWCRSGSASGVTPPMLPGILGQPAPGYGDSIGGMTIAGGIAAALFARERTGEPSVVDVSLLSTGMWTMGLAIDLSLQTHEPWHSNKQGSAGAASNPLVGVYATKDGRFVSLVMLQPFRYWPDFCAHVGHPEWVGDPRFDTVEKLMGNAAEARALVEAVLRTRTLAEWSETFATLEGQWAPVQNTVEIGDDPQVRANGYLVDVDKGDGSTFPIVASPVQFDETPPAIRRAPEHAQDTEAFLLELGLPWERIEALKRSGAIA
- a CDS encoding homoserine O-acetyltransferase yields the protein MTPPPTNERGHRGPEPEYEKVVSGYETFHSPHAFACEYGGALPELAIAYETWGALDASRSNAILLHTGLSASSHARSHARNPHRGWWEEFIGPGRALDTDRFFVVCTNLLGGCYGSTGPSSTDPRTGRPYAAAFPVISVNDMLRAQLLLLDALGIDRLHASVGGSLGGMQSVGLAALAPERVGRVVSISAAACSHPHAIAMRYAQRRAIMCDPDWRGGDYYGTSFPHRGQSVARAIGTVTYRSGPEWEERFGRARRTDGPPTLGEDFEIEAYLAHQAEKFCLQYDANSYLYISKAMDLFDLATPAEPGAKAPIASVACPALVVGVTTDMLFPVWQQRELRDLLAKAARAERVEYDEIDAPYGHDTFLIEHRRLGARMHRFLAR
- a CDS encoding potassium channel family protein, translated to MSDLEIEIREHPFGRFGFLLVALLFFLVSSALLADSALAPVRFRVFFTVILIAGIYAVSNDRRALLAAIALAAPPVVFAWLGLFADVPSAWLVSHLTGAAFVAFASGFVLLAVLREEEVSTDTLLGGVCVYILIGLAFAFTYGALLEWDPTALSFPPHAGEWTSEVRVAETLYFSFVTLTTLGYGDIVPVSETARMLAAGEAVSGQVYLTVLVARLVGLHISMGHRRAP
- a CDS encoding cytochrome P450, producing MAAAASGSIDELDIISPAGYAADGYPHEAWRRLRRESPVHFFADAEQPYWAVTKHADITTVGRQPDLFLNGPQLIVRANYDENRGPRPKTLIEQDNPLHRKSRKLISDRFTPRALKKIHAPVQRIAQQIVDDLLAEGDEGTVDFVEKVSAPLPIAVIAWLLGVPESDWRLIFDWTNRMIGVDDPEYNPPSGDKNAEGQRATVELFTYFAKLVEERKRDPKDDLITLFAHAEIDGKPLDPIDVLAWCQIIVVAGNETTRNATSGGILSFAQNMGELRKLQANPALLDSAIEEVVRWNSPIIHFARTVAADTELHGRKLAKGDLLALFYPSANRDEDVFEDPDVFRIDRRPNRHIGFGVGEHFCAGAHLARLELEVAYRHLLPRIEELEIAGPVDRLQSNLVGGIKRLPIHYKLKPA
- a CDS encoding multiheme c-type cytochrome; translated protein: MATAGAGCKRRTADRARRAARALARCIAAAALLAGSGCNPTADTSTTSTPAEAVGGAAPAAPAREEARWLGSERCGACHEREARAWRGSHHERAMQPANAASVVGAFDGRARTLDGERWVPEQPEPGRFRFLVGEGEDAREALDVAFAFGVFPLQQYLVAAQGGRLQALPVAWDARPARAGGARWIHLYEGEGVRPGDELHWRARAQTWNAQCAPCHATNLARGYDAETDTYATTWSETGVGCEACHGPGAAHVAWAGSGAGAGAAPDPYAARPLRGRGPWTLRAGRAIAERAPGAPASNELDACAPCHSRRMQLAPHPDARAPYLDGWLPALLDDGLYFADGQMRDEVYVYGSFVQSRMHAAGVSCSDCHDPHSLAIAAPGAKPAARDAGAAPNAGARAASPDAACARCHAPATFATRAHHGHAAGSPGASCVACHMPTRTYMQVDVRRDHAMRVPRPDVAHAIGAPDACSACHGGQSAAWAAEVLAERGAKAGPHFALAIARARAAALDRTEHAALVEVARDEALAPIARATALSLVEPFRDNASLRAVEAALASDDALVRIGALRALEHVPPDARVGLARRLLRDGVRAVRIEAARVLAEAPPRAFPPGERATLVAPLAELRAAYAANADRAEAQLGLAALESALGDGDAALAHARRARELAPRLAAAVVNLADLLRARGRDTEALALLERAVGEQPDDASLQYALGLALVRADGDGRPDGALAALARASALAPESGRFAFAHALALDAAGRRDEAVAALTALAAREPGNADALAALATFERDRGRLAEALAFAQRLADARPDDARGRALVEELGAATRAN